From Oryctolagus cuniculus chromosome 17, mOryCun1.1, whole genome shotgun sequence, a single genomic window includes:
- the SEPTIN4 gene encoding septin-4 isoform X3, with product MTTRASRQGCVCVKSFAWEIKLDPKLTDRESKEWGMDRSLGRQKNSVPEDGTEARDDKEYVGFATLPNQVHRKSVKKGFDFTLMVAGESGLGKSTLVNSLFLTDLYQDRKLLSAEERIMQTVEITKHAVDIEEKGVRLRLTIVDTPGFGDAVNNTECWKPVAEYIDQQFEQYFRDESGLNRKNIQDNRVHCCLYFISPFGHGLRPLDVEFMKALHQRVNIVPILAKADTLTPPEVDRKKRKIREEIERFGIKIYQFPDCDSDEDEDFKLQDQALKESIPFAVIGSNTVVEARGRRVRGRLYPWGIVEVENPGHCDFVKLRTMLVRTHMQDLKDVTRETHYENYRAQCIQSMTRLVVKERNRNKLTRESGTDFPIPAIPQGTDPETEKLIREKDEELRRMQEMLHKIQRQMKETH from the exons ATGACAACAAGAGCATCAAGACAAGGCTGTGTCTGTGTGAAGAGCTTTGCCTGGGAGATAAAATTAGACCCAAAGCTTACTGACAGGGAGTCCAAAGAGTGGGGCATGGACCGTTccctgggaaggcaaaagaatTCTGTCCCTGAGGACGGGACTGAAGCCCGG GATGACAAGGAGTATGTTGGCTTTGCGACGCTGCCCAACCAAGTCCACCGAAAGTCTGTGAAGAAAGGCTTTGACTTCACCCTCATGGTGGCAG GAGAGTCTGGCCTGGGGAAATCCACTCTGGTCAACAGCCTCTTCCTCACTGATCTGTACCAGGACCGGAAACTCCTCAGTGCCGAAG AGCGGATCATGCAAACCGTGGAGATTACTAAGCACGCAGTGGACATAGAAGAGAAGGGTGTGAGGCTGCGGCTCACCATCGTGGACACGCCAGGTTTTGGGGACGCAGTCAACAACACAGAGTG cTGGAAGCCTGTGGCAGAATACATCGACCAGCAGTTTGAGCAGTATTTCCGAGATGAGAGTGGCCTGAACCGCAAGAACATCCAAGACAACAGGGTGCACTGCTGCCTGTATTTCATCTCACCCTTCGGCCACGG GCTCCGGCCATTGGATGTTGAATTCATGAAAGCCCTGCATCAGCGGGTCAACATCGTGCCTATCTTGGCTAAGGCGGACACACTGACACCTCCAGAAGTGGACCGCAAGAAACGCAAA ATCCGGGAGGAGATTGAGCGCTTTGGAATCAAGATTTATCAGTTTCCAGACTGTGACTCTGATGAGGATGAAGACTTCAAATTACAGGACCAAGCCCTAAAG GAAAGCATCCCTTTTGCAGTCATCGGCAGCAACACTGTGGTAGAGGCCAGAGGGCGACGAGTTCGAGGGCGGCTCTACCCCTGGGGCATTGTGGAAG TGGAAAACCCAGGGCACTGCGACTTTGTGAAGCTGAGGACAATGCTGGTGCGTACCCACATGCAGGACCTGAAGGATGTGACACGGGAAACCCATTATGAGAACTACCGGGCACAGTGCATCCAGAGCATGACTCGCCTGGTGGTGAAGGAAAGGAATCGCAA CAAACTAACTCGAGAGAGTGGTACCGACTTCCCCATCCCTGCTATTCCACAAGGGACAGATCCAGAAACTGAGAAGCTGATCCGAGAGAAAGATGAGGAG CTGCGGCGGATGCAGGAGATGCTACACAAAATCCAAAGACAGATGAAGGAGACGCATTAA
- the SEPTIN4 gene encoding septin-4 isoform X1 gives MTTRASRQGCVCVKSFAWEIKLDPKLTDRESKEWGMDRSLGRQKNSVPEDGTEARIKRFLEDTTDDAELSKFVKDFPGNESCHPSEAKTWVSRPQIPEPRPQTPEIYDDDLELRPPSWPQASDSQQYFCAPAPLSPSTRPRSPWGKLDPYDSSEDDKEYVGFATLPNQVHRKSVKKGFDFTLMVAGESGLGKSTLVNSLFLTDLYQDRKLLSAEERIMQTVEITKHAVDIEEKGVRLRLTIVDTPGFGDAVNNTECWKPVAEYIDQQFEQYFRDESGLNRKNIQDNRVHCCLYFISPFGHGLRPLDVEFMKALHQRVNIVPILAKADTLTPPEVDRKKRKIREEIERFGIKIYQFPDCDSDEDEDFKLQDQALKESIPFAVIGSNTVVEARGRRVRGRLYPWGIVEVENPGHCDFVKLRTMLVRTHMQDLKDVTRETHYENYRAQCIQSMTRLVVKERNRNKLTRESGTDFPIPAIPQGTDPETEKLIREKDEELRRMQEMLHKIQRQMKETH, from the exons ATGACAACAAGAGCATCAAGACAAGGCTGTGTCTGTGTGAAGAGCTTTGCCTGGGAGATAAAATTAGACCCAAAGCTTACTGACAGGGAGTCCAAAGAGTGGGGCATGGACCGTTccctgggaaggcaaaagaatTCTGTCCCTGAGGACGGGACTGAAGCCCGG atcaAGCGTTTCCTGGAGGACACCACGGATGATGCAGAACTGAGCAAGTTCGTGAAGGATTTCCCAGGGAACGAGAGCTGCCACCCATCGGAGGCCAAGACCTGGGTGTCCAGGCCCCAGATCCCGGAGCCAAGGCCCCAGACCCCGGAGATCTATGATGATGACCTGGAGTTGAGACCCCCGTCGTGGCCCCAGGCCTCTGACAGCCAGCAGTACTtctgtgccccagcccctctcAGCCCCTCCACCCGGCCCCGTAGCCCTTGGGGCAAGCTCGATCCCTATGATTCTTCTGAG GATGACAAGGAGTATGTTGGCTTTGCGACGCTGCCCAACCAAGTCCACCGAAAGTCTGTGAAGAAAGGCTTTGACTTCACCCTCATGGTGGCAG GAGAGTCTGGCCTGGGGAAATCCACTCTGGTCAACAGCCTCTTCCTCACTGATCTGTACCAGGACCGGAAACTCCTCAGTGCCGAAG AGCGGATCATGCAAACCGTGGAGATTACTAAGCACGCAGTGGACATAGAAGAGAAGGGTGTGAGGCTGCGGCTCACCATCGTGGACACGCCAGGTTTTGGGGACGCAGTCAACAACACAGAGTG cTGGAAGCCTGTGGCAGAATACATCGACCAGCAGTTTGAGCAGTATTTCCGAGATGAGAGTGGCCTGAACCGCAAGAACATCCAAGACAACAGGGTGCACTGCTGCCTGTATTTCATCTCACCCTTCGGCCACGG GCTCCGGCCATTGGATGTTGAATTCATGAAAGCCCTGCATCAGCGGGTCAACATCGTGCCTATCTTGGCTAAGGCGGACACACTGACACCTCCAGAAGTGGACCGCAAGAAACGCAAA ATCCGGGAGGAGATTGAGCGCTTTGGAATCAAGATTTATCAGTTTCCAGACTGTGACTCTGATGAGGATGAAGACTTCAAATTACAGGACCAAGCCCTAAAG GAAAGCATCCCTTTTGCAGTCATCGGCAGCAACACTGTGGTAGAGGCCAGAGGGCGACGAGTTCGAGGGCGGCTCTACCCCTGGGGCATTGTGGAAG TGGAAAACCCAGGGCACTGCGACTTTGTGAAGCTGAGGACAATGCTGGTGCGTACCCACATGCAGGACCTGAAGGATGTGACACGGGAAACCCATTATGAGAACTACCGGGCACAGTGCATCCAGAGCATGACTCGCCTGGTGGTGAAGGAAAGGAATCGCAA CAAACTAACTCGAGAGAGTGGTACCGACTTCCCCATCCCTGCTATTCCACAAGGGACAGATCCAGAAACTGAGAAGCTGATCCGAGAGAAAGATGAGGAG CTGCGGCGGATGCAGGAGATGCTACACAAAATCCAAAGACAGATGAAGGAGACGCATTAA
- the SEPTIN4 gene encoding septin-4 isoform X4: protein MDDKEYVGFATLPNQVHRKSVKKGFDFTLMVAGESGLGKSTLVNSLFLTDLYQDRKLLSAEERIMQTVEITKHAVDIEEKGVRLRLTIVDTPGFGDAVNNTECWKPVAEYIDQQFEQYFRDESGLNRKNIQDNRVHCCLYFISPFGHGLRPLDVEFMKALHQRVNIVPILAKADTLTPPEVDRKKRKIREEIERFGIKIYQFPDCDSDEDEDFKLQDQALKESIPFAVIGSNTVVEARGRRVRGRLYPWGIVEVENPGHCDFVKLRTMLVRTHMQDLKDVTRETHYENYRAQCIQSMTRLVVKERNRNKLTRESGTDFPIPAIPQGTDPETEKLIREKDEELRRMQEMLHKIQRQMKETH from the exons ATG GATGACAAGGAGTATGTTGGCTTTGCGACGCTGCCCAACCAAGTCCACCGAAAGTCTGTGAAGAAAGGCTTTGACTTCACCCTCATGGTGGCAG GAGAGTCTGGCCTGGGGAAATCCACTCTGGTCAACAGCCTCTTCCTCACTGATCTGTACCAGGACCGGAAACTCCTCAGTGCCGAAG AGCGGATCATGCAAACCGTGGAGATTACTAAGCACGCAGTGGACATAGAAGAGAAGGGTGTGAGGCTGCGGCTCACCATCGTGGACACGCCAGGTTTTGGGGACGCAGTCAACAACACAGAGTG cTGGAAGCCTGTGGCAGAATACATCGACCAGCAGTTTGAGCAGTATTTCCGAGATGAGAGTGGCCTGAACCGCAAGAACATCCAAGACAACAGGGTGCACTGCTGCCTGTATTTCATCTCACCCTTCGGCCACGG GCTCCGGCCATTGGATGTTGAATTCATGAAAGCCCTGCATCAGCGGGTCAACATCGTGCCTATCTTGGCTAAGGCGGACACACTGACACCTCCAGAAGTGGACCGCAAGAAACGCAAA ATCCGGGAGGAGATTGAGCGCTTTGGAATCAAGATTTATCAGTTTCCAGACTGTGACTCTGATGAGGATGAAGACTTCAAATTACAGGACCAAGCCCTAAAG GAAAGCATCCCTTTTGCAGTCATCGGCAGCAACACTGTGGTAGAGGCCAGAGGGCGACGAGTTCGAGGGCGGCTCTACCCCTGGGGCATTGTGGAAG TGGAAAACCCAGGGCACTGCGACTTTGTGAAGCTGAGGACAATGCTGGTGCGTACCCACATGCAGGACCTGAAGGATGTGACACGGGAAACCCATTATGAGAACTACCGGGCACAGTGCATCCAGAGCATGACTCGCCTGGTGGTGAAGGAAAGGAATCGCAA CAAACTAACTCGAGAGAGTGGTACCGACTTCCCCATCCCTGCTATTCCACAAGGGACAGATCCAGAAACTGAGAAGCTGATCCGAGAGAAAGATGAGGAG CTGCGGCGGATGCAGGAGATGCTACACAAAATCCAAAGACAGATGAAGGAGACGCATTAA
- the SEPTIN4 gene encoding septin-4 isoform X5, whose translation MIKRFLEDTTDDAELSKFVKDFPGNESCHPSEAKTWVSRPQIPEPRPQTPEIYDDDLELRPPSWPQASDSQQYFCAPAPLSPSTRPRSPWGKLDPYDSSEDDKEYVGFATLPNQVHRKSVKKGFDFTLMVAGESGLGKSTLVNSLFLTDLYQDRKLLSAEERIMQTVEITKHAVDIEEKGVRLRLTIVDTPGFGDAVNNTECWKPVAEYIDQQFEQYFRDESGLNRKNIQDNRVHCCLYFISPFGHGLRPLDVEFMKALHQRVNIVPILAKADTLTPPEVDRKKRKIREEIERFGIKIYQFPDCDSDEDEDFKLQDQALKESIPFAVIGSNTVVEARGRRVRGRLYPWGIVEVENPGHCDFVKLRTMLVRTHMQDLKDVTRETHYENYRAQCIQSMTRLVVKERNRNKLTRESGTDFPIPAIPQGTDPETEKLIREKDEELRRMQEMLHKIQRQMKETH comes from the exons ATG atcaAGCGTTTCCTGGAGGACACCACGGATGATGCAGAACTGAGCAAGTTCGTGAAGGATTTCCCAGGGAACGAGAGCTGCCACCCATCGGAGGCCAAGACCTGGGTGTCCAGGCCCCAGATCCCGGAGCCAAGGCCCCAGACCCCGGAGATCTATGATGATGACCTGGAGTTGAGACCCCCGTCGTGGCCCCAGGCCTCTGACAGCCAGCAGTACTtctgtgccccagcccctctcAGCCCCTCCACCCGGCCCCGTAGCCCTTGGGGCAAGCTCGATCCCTATGATTCTTCTGAG GATGACAAGGAGTATGTTGGCTTTGCGACGCTGCCCAACCAAGTCCACCGAAAGTCTGTGAAGAAAGGCTTTGACTTCACCCTCATGGTGGCAG GAGAGTCTGGCCTGGGGAAATCCACTCTGGTCAACAGCCTCTTCCTCACTGATCTGTACCAGGACCGGAAACTCCTCAGTGCCGAAG AGCGGATCATGCAAACCGTGGAGATTACTAAGCACGCAGTGGACATAGAAGAGAAGGGTGTGAGGCTGCGGCTCACCATCGTGGACACGCCAGGTTTTGGGGACGCAGTCAACAACACAGAGTG cTGGAAGCCTGTGGCAGAATACATCGACCAGCAGTTTGAGCAGTATTTCCGAGATGAGAGTGGCCTGAACCGCAAGAACATCCAAGACAACAGGGTGCACTGCTGCCTGTATTTCATCTCACCCTTCGGCCACGG GCTCCGGCCATTGGATGTTGAATTCATGAAAGCCCTGCATCAGCGGGTCAACATCGTGCCTATCTTGGCTAAGGCGGACACACTGACACCTCCAGAAGTGGACCGCAAGAAACGCAAA ATCCGGGAGGAGATTGAGCGCTTTGGAATCAAGATTTATCAGTTTCCAGACTGTGACTCTGATGAGGATGAAGACTTCAAATTACAGGACCAAGCCCTAAAG GAAAGCATCCCTTTTGCAGTCATCGGCAGCAACACTGTGGTAGAGGCCAGAGGGCGACGAGTTCGAGGGCGGCTCTACCCCTGGGGCATTGTGGAAG TGGAAAACCCAGGGCACTGCGACTTTGTGAAGCTGAGGACAATGCTGGTGCGTACCCACATGCAGGACCTGAAGGATGTGACACGGGAAACCCATTATGAGAACTACCGGGCACAGTGCATCCAGAGCATGACTCGCCTGGTGGTGAAGGAAAGGAATCGCAA CAAACTAACTCGAGAGAGTGGTACCGACTTCCCCATCCCTGCTATTCCACAAGGGACAGATCCAGAAACTGAGAAGCTGATCCGAGAGAAAGATGAGGAG CTGCGGCGGATGCAGGAGATGCTACACAAAATCCAAAGACAGATGAAGGAGACGCATTAA
- the SEPTIN4 gene encoding septin-4 isoform X2, producing MQEDYGHLISPILAGTPQWSGIAPPGLASPQWIKRFLEDTTDDAELSKFVKDFPGNESCHPSEAKTWVSRPQIPEPRPQTPEIYDDDLELRPPSWPQASDSQQYFCAPAPLSPSTRPRSPWGKLDPYDSSEDDKEYVGFATLPNQVHRKSVKKGFDFTLMVAGESGLGKSTLVNSLFLTDLYQDRKLLSAEERIMQTVEITKHAVDIEEKGVRLRLTIVDTPGFGDAVNNTECWKPVAEYIDQQFEQYFRDESGLNRKNIQDNRVHCCLYFISPFGHGLRPLDVEFMKALHQRVNIVPILAKADTLTPPEVDRKKRKIREEIERFGIKIYQFPDCDSDEDEDFKLQDQALKESIPFAVIGSNTVVEARGRRVRGRLYPWGIVEVENPGHCDFVKLRTMLVRTHMQDLKDVTRETHYENYRAQCIQSMTRLVVKERNRNKLTRESGTDFPIPAIPQGTDPETEKLIREKDEELRRMQEMLHKIQRQMKETH from the exons ATGCAGGAAGACTATGGCCATCTTATCTCCCCCATCCTGGCTGGGACTCCACAGTGGTCTGGGATAGCCCCCCCTGGCTTGGCCAGTCCCCAGTGG atcaAGCGTTTCCTGGAGGACACCACGGATGATGCAGAACTGAGCAAGTTCGTGAAGGATTTCCCAGGGAACGAGAGCTGCCACCCATCGGAGGCCAAGACCTGGGTGTCCAGGCCCCAGATCCCGGAGCCAAGGCCCCAGACCCCGGAGATCTATGATGATGACCTGGAGTTGAGACCCCCGTCGTGGCCCCAGGCCTCTGACAGCCAGCAGTACTtctgtgccccagcccctctcAGCCCCTCCACCCGGCCCCGTAGCCCTTGGGGCAAGCTCGATCCCTATGATTCTTCTGAG GATGACAAGGAGTATGTTGGCTTTGCGACGCTGCCCAACCAAGTCCACCGAAAGTCTGTGAAGAAAGGCTTTGACTTCACCCTCATGGTGGCAG GAGAGTCTGGCCTGGGGAAATCCACTCTGGTCAACAGCCTCTTCCTCACTGATCTGTACCAGGACCGGAAACTCCTCAGTGCCGAAG AGCGGATCATGCAAACCGTGGAGATTACTAAGCACGCAGTGGACATAGAAGAGAAGGGTGTGAGGCTGCGGCTCACCATCGTGGACACGCCAGGTTTTGGGGACGCAGTCAACAACACAGAGTG cTGGAAGCCTGTGGCAGAATACATCGACCAGCAGTTTGAGCAGTATTTCCGAGATGAGAGTGGCCTGAACCGCAAGAACATCCAAGACAACAGGGTGCACTGCTGCCTGTATTTCATCTCACCCTTCGGCCACGG GCTCCGGCCATTGGATGTTGAATTCATGAAAGCCCTGCATCAGCGGGTCAACATCGTGCCTATCTTGGCTAAGGCGGACACACTGACACCTCCAGAAGTGGACCGCAAGAAACGCAAA ATCCGGGAGGAGATTGAGCGCTTTGGAATCAAGATTTATCAGTTTCCAGACTGTGACTCTGATGAGGATGAAGACTTCAAATTACAGGACCAAGCCCTAAAG GAAAGCATCCCTTTTGCAGTCATCGGCAGCAACACTGTGGTAGAGGCCAGAGGGCGACGAGTTCGAGGGCGGCTCTACCCCTGGGGCATTGTGGAAG TGGAAAACCCAGGGCACTGCGACTTTGTGAAGCTGAGGACAATGCTGGTGCGTACCCACATGCAGGACCTGAAGGATGTGACACGGGAAACCCATTATGAGAACTACCGGGCACAGTGCATCCAGAGCATGACTCGCCTGGTGGTGAAGGAAAGGAATCGCAA CAAACTAACTCGAGAGAGTGGTACCGACTTCCCCATCCCTGCTATTCCACAAGGGACAGATCCAGAAACTGAGAAGCTGATCCGAGAGAAAGATGAGGAG CTGCGGCGGATGCAGGAGATGCTACACAAAATCCAAAGACAGATGAAGGAGACGCATTAA